TAATTGTGCGGCACTCGGTGAACTGCATTTTGGAATTGGCAAGTCCGCAGGACCTTTTGGGAAAATAAAATCTTTTGTAATGATCACACTCGGCACCGGAGTCGGCGGCGGAATTATTGTCGATGGAAAACTTATCCGAGGTGAATCCGGTGGTGCTGGAGAGATAGGACATATCTCAATCGATTATCAAGGTCCTTTGTGCAGATGCGGACAACACGGCTGTATTGAAGCATATGCCGGAAATAATTACATAAAACAAAGAACAGTACAAAAATTACATGAATATCCCGACTCGCTGATAATCGATCTCGCTGAAAATAATTTGGATAAAATTGAACCCAAAACAATTTTTGAAGCTTCGCAACAGGGAGATGAGCTAGCAAATAAAATCTTAACCGATACTGGACGCTATATCGGAATTGGCTTAGCTTCTGTGATAAATATTCTCGATATAAAAACTTTTATAATAGGCGGTGGAGTTTCCGCAGCAGGTGATGTATTGATAGATTCAATCGAATCTTCACTAAAAAATCATGGAATCAGAGAAATAGTGAAAGATGTTAAGGTATATCCAGCAAAATTGAAAAACAAAGCGGGGATATTGGGTGCAGCTTCTTTGTTAATTGTATAGAGGGGAAGCACCTTAAAAATCTGCTCACAGGATTCTACATCGGATGAGTAACCTCCTTCCCATTTTCTTCTTTATTAAGAATGAAAAATTCGTGAACTTTGAATAACTCTTGAAGTAAAAACATCTGTTGAATAATCACTTATCAAATAAAATTTCTATTGAAAAGATCATTTTGCTGCTCATCGTTTTTGCGAGCATCTGTTTTGAATTTACTTTTGCACAAAATACAACTGGAGTAATTTCGAGTGACACATTGGTTATTGCAGATACAGCAAAACGTAAATCTCAAATCGATGAAATTATATTTTACAATGCTGCCGATTCAATCGTCTATGCCATCGGGAAAAAGAAAATGAATATTTACGGTAAAGCGAACATCCGTTACAAAGAAATGGACTTGAAGTCCGGTGAAATTGATATCAACTGGGAGTCAAATATTCTGACATCGAAGGGAATTGCGTTCAGTGATACATCGGACACATCAAAAAAGATTTTTTCCGATAATCCGATCCTTAAAGACGGGGGCGAAGAATACAAAGGGACAATTATAAAATACAATTTCAAAACTCAGCAAGGAAGTATTTCTTTAGCAGAAACAGAAACCGACGGACAAAAATATTACGGGCAAAGAATAAAAAAAATTGACAAAGAAACCTACTTTATTCAAGACGGCATCTATACAACTTGCACTGCCGAAGAACCTCATTACTATTTTTACAGTCCCGAAATGAAGGTCGTTCTTAAAGAACAAATAATCGCTAAGTGGATTTGGCTGCATTTTGCAGATGTTCCTTTCCCGATTCCGTTGCCATTCGGAGTTTTCCCTAATCAGAGCGGGCGCAGGAGCGGCATTATCGCACCGGCTTACGGCGAACGATTCGGTTACGGAAAATACTTTTCGCATTTCGGTTACTTTTGGGCGATTTCAGATTTTATGGATATTAATTTCCTCGGAGATTTTTATACCAAAGGCGGTTATGCGTTAACTTCAAGGTTCAGATATGTAAAACGGTATGACTTCAACGGATCGATTGATGTAGGATATACAAACTTCAAAATCGGTGAACCAAGCGATAGAGATTTTTCACGTCAGCAGGATTATAGGATTGGAATTCAACATCATCACGAGCTAACACCGACATCTCGAATCGATGCTAATTTAAGTTTTGTCTCTTCGAACTTTATTCGAAATACAAGTACTTCAATCAATGAATTACTGAATGATCAAATCATTTCTAACGCATCATATTATAAAACGTGGGAAGAATCTGGTGCGAGTGTTTCGTTGAGTTATAATCGTGTTCAGAATCTTTCAAATGGAAATATTAATGAGACACTTCCAAGTTTAAACTTTTCGATACCTCCAATTTATCCTTTTAAGCGAAAAATTTCAGCAAGAAGCAGTGCAGGCGGCAGTCTGGAAGATAGCTGGTATGAACTGCTTGGAATTAATTATTCTTCACAGCTTCTAAATCGAAGGGATAAAACAGGTGGACAGCTTTCAATCCGCGGCGGTATCAATCATAATGCTTCATTGTTCATCTCACCGAAATTTGGGCATTTCAATATTACACCTCGATTCAGCTATGTAGAGAAATGGTACACAAAAAAAATTGAACGTTATTCAATGTTAAATTACAAAGGTGAAGATTCAATTGTTACAAAAGATGTAAAAGATTTGAATACTGTTCGTACATTCAATATGGGAGTTGGAGTCAACACAAAATTTTATGGAATGTTTCGTCCGAATGTTTTAGGTGTAACTGCAATTCGCCACACATTAACTCCGTCTATATCATATAATTTTCAACCAGATTTTTCCGATCCAAAGTGGGGGTATTTTGGAAGTTATGTCAATTCTAAAGGGCAAAGAATTAAATACAGTCTTCATGAAAGAGAAGTCTTTGGCGGAGCTGGAATGGGAGAGCAGCAAAATATCTCATTCAACATTGGAAATAATTTTGAGATGAAAACTTCCCCAGATCTAAAAGATACTACTGCCGAACAAAAAAAATATCAATTGCTGAATTTCGACGGAGGGATCTCTTATAATTTCGCGGCTGATAGTCTTAGATTCTCCGAGATACGTCTCGGATTCTACACGAACGTCGGCAGCTTTTTAAGTTTTGGAGGTTCATCGTCTTTTGATCTTTACAAGTTTGATAAAAACATAAAAAACCGTGTTAATAAATTTTTAATTAACGAAGGGCAGGGATTGGCACGGCTCACTAATTTTTCAATTAACTTGAGTTTTAATATTTCTGGTGAGCAATTAAAGGGCAATGAGGAAAACGAAAATCTTGATACAACCTCTACAACGGGAATTCAACGTACACTCTATGAACAAGTTATGGCAGAGCGTGATCCGGATTTCACAATTCCATGGAATCTCTCTTTGAATTATAATTATACTCTAAATAAGTATAATCCTATGGAGGTTAGTAAATTTTCAAATTTGAGTTTGCTTTTAAGTTTCAATTTGACCAGCCAATGGAAATTTTACATATCTGGCAGCTACGATATTTTTGAAAAAAGAATTTCTGCACCAGTAGTGCGAATTTCACGTGACTTGCATTGCTGGAACATGAATTTCGAGTGGTATCCGATTGGAAGTTACAGAGGATTTCGATTTGAGCTTCGTGTCAAAGCACCGCAGCTTCAAGATTTGAAAGTCACCAAGCAAGGTGGAGTGTTCAGCAGGTGAGAAAAATATTAAAAAAAGGACGATTGATTCTATTTATAAACAATTTTATTTGTTCCATTTTTATTGGCCTAAAGAAATCTCAGTCGAATTTATAATGGGAAATTGATATTGAAATCAAAGGGCGAAATAATTATTTATGAATCCGTTGATGGTAAAGTCAAACTTGATGTGAAACTTGACGCAGAAACCGTTTGGTTAAACCAATCTCAACTGGCTGAGTTGTTTGAAAGAGATCAATCAGTCATTTCTCGCCATATTAATAACATTTTTAATGAAGGAGAACTAAAGAAAAAAAGCAATATGCATTTTTTGCATATTCCAAATTCAGATAAGCCAGTCGCTTTTTTTAACTTAGACGTCATTATTTCAGTTGGATACCGTGTGAAATCGCAGAGGGGAACACAATTCCGAATTTGGGCAAATAAAATATTAAAAGACTATTTGGTAAAAGGATACGCGATATATGAAAAACGTTTAAAGGGGCAAACTGACCGGATAAATGAACTTGAACGAACTCTTGGAATAATAGGCAAAGTAGTAGAAAGCTATCAATTAGAAAAAGATGAGTTTGCTGGAATTTTAAATGTTATTTCAAATTATACTTTTGCTTTGAAAATACTTGATCAATATGATAAACATGAATTAATTGTCGAAAAAACAACCAAAAAAGAAAAATTTAAACTTTCCTATGGCAGTGCGATAAATGTCATTAAAAGCTTGAAGGAAAAATTCGGCAACTCTGAATTATTTGGTATGGAAAAAGATAAATCTTTTAGGGGAACACTTGGAGCAATATATCAAACGTTTGATGGGAAAGATCTATATCCTAGTTTAGAGGAAAAATCTGCAAATCTATTATATCTTGCCATTAAAAATCATTCTTTCATTGATGGGAATAAGAGAATTGCTGCAGCTCTTTTTCTATGGTTTTTAGACAGAAATAAATTGCTTTATAATAAAAGAGGACAAAAGCGAATTGCCGATAATGCACTTGTGGCTCTTTGCCTAATGATTGCTGAAAGCAAACCAAA
Above is a genomic segment from Ignavibacteria bacterium containing:
- a CDS encoding LPS-assembly protein LptD encodes the protein MNNHLSNKISIEKIILLLIVFASICFEFTFAQNTTGVISSDTLVIADTAKRKSQIDEIIFYNAADSIVYAIGKKKMNIYGKANIRYKEMDLKSGEIDINWESNILTSKGIAFSDTSDTSKKIFSDNPILKDGGEEYKGTIIKYNFKTQQGSISLAETETDGQKYYGQRIKKIDKETYFIQDGIYTTCTAEEPHYYFYSPEMKVVLKEQIIAKWIWLHFADVPFPIPLPFGVFPNQSGRRSGIIAPAYGERFGYGKYFSHFGYFWAISDFMDINFLGDFYTKGGYALTSRFRYVKRYDFNGSIDVGYTNFKIGEPSDRDFSRQQDYRIGIQHHHELTPTSRIDANLSFVSSNFIRNTSTSINELLNDQIISNASYYKTWEESGASVSLSYNRVQNLSNGNINETLPSLNFSIPPIYPFKRKISARSSAGGSLEDSWYELLGINYSSQLLNRRDKTGGQLSIRGGINHNASLFISPKFGHFNITPRFSYVEKWYTKKIERYSMLNYKGEDSIVTKDVKDLNTVRTFNMGVGVNTKFYGMFRPNVLGVTAIRHTLTPSISYNFQPDFSDPKWGYFGSYVNSKGQRIKYSLHEREVFGGAGMGEQQNISFNIGNNFEMKTSPDLKDTTAEQKKYQLLNFDGGISYNFAADSLRFSEIRLGFYTNVGSFLSFGGSSSFDLYKFDKNIKNRVNKFLINEGQGLARLTNFSINLSFNISGEQLKGNEENENLDTTSTTGIQRTLYEQVMAERDPDFTIPWNLSLNYNYTLNKYNPMEVSKFSNLSLLLSFNLTSQWKFYISGSYDIFEKRISAPVVRISRDLHCWNMNFEWYPIGSYRGFRFELRVKAPQLQDLKVTKQGGVFSR
- a CDS encoding Fic/DOC family protein; this translates as MKSKGEIIIYESVDGKVKLDVKLDAETVWLNQSQLAELFERDQSVISRHINNIFNEGELKKKSNMHFLHIPNSDKPVAFFNLDVIISVGYRVKSQRGTQFRIWANKILKDYLVKGYAIYEKRLKGQTDRINELERTLGIIGKVVESYQLEKDEFAGILNVISNYTFALKILDQYDKHELIVEKTTKKEKFKLSYGSAINVIKSLKEKFGNSELFGMEKDKSFRGTLGAIYQTFDGKDLYPSLEEKSANLLYLAIKNHSFIDGNKRIAAALFLWFLDRNKLLYNKRGQKRIADNALVALCLMIAESKPKEKDIMIKVIVNLINKNN
- a CDS encoding ROK family protein, with the protein product MKRLKIKRLQDRKQIIGIDIGGTSIKFGIVSSAGKITGEFSIPTFAEQSPEKVLEQISLGIKKILEGNSLQRFEGIGIGIPGKVNVKTGIVTSAPNFAEWNRVNVKQFLSKKFKSRIEIDNDANCAALGELHFGIGKSAGPFGKIKSFVMITLGTGVGGGIIVDGKLIRGESGGAGEIGHISIDYQGPLCRCGQHGCIEAYAGNNYIKQRTVQKLHEYPDSLIIDLAENNLDKIEPKTIFEASQQGDELANKILTDTGRYIGIGLASVINILDIKTFIIGGGVSAAGDVLIDSIESSLKNHGIREIVKDVKVYPAKLKNKAGILGAASLLIV